In Schistocerca serialis cubense isolate TAMUIC-IGC-003099 chromosome 8, iqSchSeri2.2, whole genome shotgun sequence, one genomic interval encodes:
- the LOC126416631 gene encoding protein CBFA2T3, with product MWTHDCKEECFYESEECAVPAAKRACGVPGGGQGPLALFSPPPHLTPATPDGFSTPGSASSGPGSVAGGDDEWRNIHVMLNCILSMVEKTKRALAILQHRGAVPGVVTDDWGRGDIKRTAADIMAQTIRATEERVAEVKRRAEEAVNEVKRQAVAELQRAVAQAEAKAAELVAAERAKVEKVLAEARRQAVPTDDDEPPPAGATAATANACWNCGRRANETCSGCNTARYCGAFCQHKDWDSHHQVCCKLPPPVPLSVPAAPSQQPTSSPAVPPTVTGVSPSGATPAK from the exons CTTCTACGAGAGCGAGGAGTGCGCGGTGCCAGCGGCGAAGCGTGCCTGCGGGGTGCCCGGGGGCGGACAGGGCCCCCTAGCGCTCTTCTCGCCGCCCCCGCACCTCACCCCCGCCACACCCGACGGCTTCTCCACACCGGGGTCCGCCTCCTCGGGACCCGGCTCCGTTGCTGGGGGTGACGACGAGTGGCGGAACATCCACGTG ATGCTAAACTGCATTCTGAGCATGGTGGAGAAGACAAAACGAGCACTGGCGATCCTGCAACATAGGGGTGCAGTGCCTGGTGTAGTAACTGATGACTGGGGTCGTGGTGACATCAAGCGGACAGCTGCAGATATCATGGCACAGACGATCCGCGCCACAGAGGAGCGCGTAGCAGAGGTCAAGCGTCGTGCAG AGGAGGCAGTGAATGAGGTGAAGCGTCAAGCTGTAGCAGAACTGCAACGTGCAGTGGCTCAGGCGGAGGCGAAAGCTGCTGAGCTGGTGGCAGCAGAGCGTGCCAAGGTGGAGAAGGTGCTGGCAGAGGCACGCCGCCAGGCAGTCCCTACAGACGATGATGAGCCACCTCCAGCTGGGGCGACAGCGGCAACAGCCAATGCCTGCTGGAACTGTGGACGACGTGCCAATGAGACATGCAGTGGCTGCAATACGGCACGCTACTGTGGCGCCTTTTGCCAACATAAGGACTGGGACAGTCACCACCAG GTGTGTTGCAAGCTGCCTCCACCTGTACCACTTTCGGTGCCAGCTGCCCCGAGCCAGCAACCCACATCTAGTCCTGCAGTTCCGCCAACGGTAACTGGTGTGTCGCCTTCTGGTGCAACTCCAGCCAAGTGA